A segment of the Bradyrhizobium sp. CCBAU 53340 genome:
TCAACGATTACATCGGCACCCGCAAGGAGCTGCTGGAGGGGGCCGACACGCTGTTCGCCGCCGTCATCAACGGCAAGCTGCACGTGCCGATCAACCACGCCTATGCGCTGAAGGATGCCGCAAAGGCCCATATCGACCTCGAAAGCCGCAAGACGACGGGAGCGTCGATCTTGAAGCCGTAACTTCTCGGCGTCCGTGTCCCGGACGCTCTGCAGCGTTCTTACGCTGCTGCGCAGAGCCGGGACCCAGATGCGACAAGCAATGCGGAGAGATGGGCCCCGGCTCTGCAGCGCACCGCCGAAGGGGCGCTGCGCTGCGTCCGGGGCACGAGACTAGCGTTACGCCACGCGTCTTGCCGCGCCGGCCTTGGTCAAAATCTCGTCGAGACAGCCGATCATCTCGGCGATCTCTGCCTTCGTGACGTTCAGCGCCGGCATGAAGCGCAAGCTGTCGACCTGCGGTGCGTTCAGCAGCACGCCGGCTTCGAAGGCTTGCGCGACGATCGCGGGCGCGATCGGCAGCTTGAGGTCGAGCGCGAGCAGCAGGCCACGGCCACGTACACCGCCGAGGCCGTGCCGGGCCGAGACCTTCTGCAATTCGCTTTCGAGCAGCAGACCGGTCTCGGTGACCTGTTTCAGGAATTCCGGCTTGCCAACCTCCTCGAGCACGGCAAGACCGGCCGCGCACATCACCGGATTGCCGTTGAACGTGCCGCCCTGGTCGCCGTGCGCGAAGCAGGAGGCGCGTTCGGTCGCAAGCAAGGCTGCGAGCGGCACGCCGCCGCCGATGCCCTTGCCGAGCGTCATGATGTCGGGCGCGATGCCGGTGTGCTCATAGTGGAAGAGTTTTCCGGTCCGGCCCATGCCGGTCTGGATCTCGTCGAAAATGAGCAGCAGGCCGTGCGCCTCGGTCAGCGCACGCAGCTCCTGCAGGAACTGATCGGTTGCCGGCCACACGCCTGACTCGCCCTGGATCGGCTCGAGCATCACCGCGACGGTGTTGCCGCTGATCAGCTTCTCCACCGAGCCGATGTCGTTCAGCTTCGCCTTCTTGAAGCCTGAGACCTTCGGCTCGAACAGCGGCTCGAACGCCTTCTTGCCTGAAGCTGACATCGTCGCCAGCGTCCGGCCATGGAAGCCGCCTTCGAAGCTGATGATCTCGAACGCGCCGTTCCTGTGCAGGCTGCCAAATTTGCGCGCGAGCTTGATCGCGCCCTCATTGGCCTCCGCACCCGAGTTGGCGAAGAACACCTGGTCGAAGGCGCTGTTCTCGACCAGCGCCTGCGCCAGCTTCAGGCTCGGCTCGTTGTAGAAGGCCGGGCTCGGCGTCAGCAGCCGCTTGGCCTGCGCACTCAGCGCGTCGGCGACCACGGACGGGGAGTGGCCGAGGCAGTTCACGGCCCAGCCCTGCACGAAATCGAGATAGCGCTTGCGGCTGTCGTCCCAGAGATACGAGCCGGCGCCGCGGACGAACACGGTCTTGGGCCGTGCGGTGATGTCCATCAGCGCGTCATACGGATGCGTCGTCATGTCGAACTCCTCTGGAGGCGGGTGGAATAGGGGCGCAAAAAGCAGAAAGGCCGCACCTTGCGGGTGCGGCCTTCTCGAAAACCTGGGCTGAATTCAGTGGTTCAGCGGCGGCGTCGGACATGGCGCACCATCTCATCGTCGCGGGCGCGACGACGGAGCATTTCGGTGCGGCGGTTGGTCCGAGCGTTGATCATGGGGCGCGTCCCTACAGCCTAATGGCAGGGCTTGTCAAGCGGGTGTTTTGCGAGATGCCGCGCTGAGCGTGCGTCGCTCAGGCGGAATGAGCCGCTTCTTCTGCGTCCTCGTGTCCCCAGTCCGCGTGCGCAATTGCCGTGTCGATCAGCTCGCCGCGCATCAGCTTGAGCGGCGAATTCCAGTACAGCGCGATGTTGTGGAACGGGTCGGTCAGGACCTTGAAGACCCACACCAGTCCGGTGGTGATGCCGCGCGTGGCGAACAGCTGGAGCATGCGCGCCAGTCCGCCACCAATGCCGATCGCGAGCCAGAGCGTGCCGACGTGGCGGACGAAGTCGAGACGATCGGTTAGGGGAGCAAACAATCCGAACAGCGTCGGATAGGCATAGAGCGCGATCGGCGCGCAGCCCCAGACGAGGAGCAGGATGATCTTGCGGGTCTGATTGTAGCCGACCTTGACCGCTTCCTTGTATTCGTTGCTGACGTCGTTGACGGCGTCATAGCCGTTCGGCTCGAAGAAGAAATGCCCGGTCTGTCGCGTCAGCATCGCGAACCAGCCGACGATCCCGGCGAGCGCCGGGTCCTTCACCAGCAGCGCGTAACAGCCGAGGAAGATGACTGCGCTGACGAGGTGCAGCGTCTGATTGACGGTGCTCTGGTGGTAGAAGCGGTAGTCGTCGAAGCGCTGCGTGCGCAGCATGGTCGAGAGGCGTCTCATCAGAAATCCTCGCTCGCGTTGGAAGCGTGGCGAGAGTTAGGGCGAGTCCATGACCTCCGCGTGAATGCATTATAGTGTCACATTGCGGCGAGAGCAGCGCGAATCGCCCCGTAGTTCCGTCCGGATGCCGATCTCGTCACGGCATCTCATTTGTTGGCTGCGCAGAAACCAACAAGCCTCTAGCGCGTTTGTGATCTCGGAACGCGAATTGGTTCGAACCGGACCTCATCCGGGACAGACCAAGAGGGACGGGACCATCAAGATAGTCTGCAACCTTGTCCGATACGTCATACCCGATCGACCTCGACAGCATTCGCGGCGCATTTCCGCCGGGCATCGAGGCGCCGCCTTTGCTGCTCGATTTTGCCGGCTGGCTGAATGGGCGCCCTTGGGGCAGCGTCGGCTGCTTCTCGCTGCAAGGCCAGTTCTCCGACCAGGCTCCGATCTTCGACGGCAGCCCTTTGCGCGATCGCTTCGCGCTGTTCATGCGCCTGCCGGATGGCTCTGCCGTAGGCGGCTGGTACGGCGCCGGCCTCGACCGCGACGATCCGCCGATCGTCGGGCTCGGCTCGGAAGGCGACTATGAGCTGCTGGCGCCATCCCTCGATGCGCTGCTCGCGAAACTGACGTCGCAGCAATTCGACAAGGCCTGGCACGACCTGCGGCCGCACGACGAAGTCGAGTCTCAGACAAGCGAGCTGGCGCAGTGGCTGGCCCGACGGCCGCCCGGCGAGCCTGTTGTGTGCGAGGACGGCGGATCGGAGCTGCCCGACTTCCGCGGCTTCGTTGAGAAGTGGAGCCGGGACCGCGAGGAATACTGGGCCAATCACCGCCTGATGGCCGAACTCGGCTGGCGGCTGGCCGCGCATCTGCCCAAGGGCAAGAACGCCTGGGACAAGACCCATTTCGAGATCGCCATCGTCGGCAAGCAATACCAGGCGCGCGTGCTGTCGCGCGGGCCGCAGCCGTTCGAGGAAGCCGCCTCGATCGAATCCCTGCTGCGCGACCTGCGCGAGGAGATGCGCCGCGCCCAGCCCGAGCTCGGGCTGTGGTATGCGATGAAATTCGGCCTCTATGCCGACGGCCGCGTCATGCCGAATTTCGAGTACGACGCCCGCCCGACCATCGACGGCGAGCCGGCGCTGCTCACTGAGGCCAAGGCCGATCTCGCCCGCGCACCAAGGCCGGAGCGCTGGGTGCCGAAATGGCTGGCGTGACTGCATCCACGTCGTCATTGCGAGCGTAGCGAAGCAATCCAGAATCCCTCCGCGGGGAGAGCCTGGATTGCTTCGCTACGCTCGCAATGACGGAGGCCCTCAGAACCCCGCGACGCTGCCGTGCAGATCGTATTGATCCGCACGCTCGATCTTCGCAGTGACAATCTCGCCGACGCGCAAGGGGCGACGGCTCGATAGGTACACCGCGCCGTCGATCTCCGGCGCATCGGCCTTGGAGCGCCCCTTGGCGACGGTCGGTCCGACCTCGTCGATGATGATCTGCTGGCGCGTGCCGACCTTCCGCTTCAGGCGGCGTGCGGAAATCTTCTGCTGGCGTGCCATGAGCGCATTGTAGCGCTCCTGCTTGACCTCTTCCGGCACGGGATTGGCGATCGCATTCGACGTCGCGCCCGCAACCGGCTCGTATTTGAAGCAGCCGAGGCGATCGATCTCGGCCTCATCCAGCCAGTCGAGCAGATAGGCGAAGTCGGAATCGGTCTCGCCGGGGAAGCCGACGATGAAAGTCGAGCGCAGCGCAAGGTCAGGGCATTCCTCGCGCCAGCGCTTGATACGCGCCAAGGTCTTGTCCTGCGCTGCCGGGCGCTTCATCGCCTTCAGCACCTCGGGGCTCGCATGCTGGAACGGAATGTCCAGGTACGGCAGCACCTTGCCCTCGTTCATCAGCGCGATGACTTCGTCGACATGCGGGTAGGGGTAGACATATTGCAGCCGGACCCAGGCCCCGAGCTCGCCGAGCTCGCGCGCGAGATCCAGAAATTTCGCGCGGACCTGGCGGTCCTTCCACGGGCTCTCGGCATATTTGAGATCGACGCCATAGGCCGAAGTGTCTTGCGAGATGACCAGCAGTTCCTTCACGCCCGCGCCGACCAGGCGCTCGGCCTCGCGCAGCACGTCGTTGGCCGGACGCGAGACGAGGTCGCCGCGCAGTTTCGGGATGATGCAGAACGTGCAGCGGTTGTTGCAGCCCTCGGAGATCTTCAAATAGGCGTAGTGGCGCGGCGTCAGCTTGATACCCTGCGGCGGCACCAAGTCGAGATGCGGATTGTGCGCCGGCGGCAGCGCGCGATGCACGGCATTGAGCACGCTCTCGTACTGCTGCGGTCCCGTGATCGAGAGCACGCCGGGATAGGCCTGCTCGATCTGCTCGGGCTCGGCGCCCATGCAGCCCGTCACGATCACCTTGCCGTTCTCGGCCATGGCATCGCCGATCGCCGAGAGCGATTCCTGCTTGGCGCTGTCGAGGAAGCCACAGGTGTTGACGATGACGATGTCGGCGCCGTCATGCTTGCGGGCGAGCTCGTAGCCCTCCGCGCGCAGGCGCGTGATGATGCGCTCGGAATCCACCAATGCCTTGGGGCAGCCGAGTGACGTGAATGAAATGCGCGGCGCTCTTTCCATGTATCGCCTGGGACCTACATCTGAATTGTTCGGATTTGGGATCCAAGTAATTGATCTGATAGAAAAATTCAACCGCTACATCTGCCAGCGGACGCGATAGGCTTGGACTTCCGCCTTTGGGCGTCTGCAGCTCCTACCTTGGTCCCATTTACCCGGTTCCAATACCTGCTCTGAATACGAACCCGTCCCTCTGACCATCCATGTTGTTCTTGAGGTTGGTGCGCCAGAATCGGACGTGAACAATTCCAGGGAGGTGTCTGTGGCCCCGCGTTCCGTGGTCTTTGTAGCGGCACACCTGGCATTCCTCGCGGGATCTCACGCACTCGCGGCGCAATCGGACGAGTTCAAGCTTGTTACGCCGCCGCTCAGCATATCCAGGGACATCTTACGGCCGCCTGCCGCGACCTTGCCGGTCCCGGCGGGATATACGAGGGATGACATTCTGCACGGCGACCGCGTGTTTCACGGGGAAGCCGCGAACGGGCAGTGCAGCGTCTGTCACGGTGCGGACGGGAAGGGAACACCGAATGGCAACGACCTGACTGTCGGTATGTTCGTTTGGAGCGACGGCAGTGTCAGAGAGCTGAAGCGCACGATCTTGCACAACATGGCCGTGGCCCCCGGAATGGACGGCGACCTGAAGCCAGAGGATGTTGATGCAGTCGCAGCCTATGTCTGGGCCATCAGTCATCCGCCCGAGTGAGGATTGGCCGTATCATTTTTGCTTCACGGCAAAAGGACCTCGCTGCTTCCTGCGACCACCAGAACGACAAGATCCGCTCGCTGCTGCTGCTCGGTCTGTCTTTGCATCCGAAAGCAGATCCCTCGCCTTGACGAGCGCACGCCTTAACGACAGCTTTGCGGCATTTCCTTTGGAAGTGAACGGCTCAGTGGGACGAGCATGCGTGGCCGGAGTCCAATCGTGAGATTACCCCTCAAGGCCATCGGAGCGAAGGTATGGGTCCGATGCGCCTCAGGCTGGGCTGTGGCCGCTCCACTTGCTTGCTCTTTGAAGGCGAGGAGGACCACGTCCAGCTTTGGGCGTGGGAGCGCGGCATGCCGGTAGCGATCAGCAAGATCCCCGAGCTCCACAGATTCAAGCGGGTCGCCACCGGCGCTAGTCCTAATGGCGGTCAATTACAACCCTTTGCAGGGCGTTTCGGCATGCTATGGATGAATCACCTGCCGTGAGTGAGCCATGAGCGCCGAACAGTCGCCCAAAATCGTGATCGTCGACGAAAGCCCGATCCGGGCCGCGATCCTCGAGGAGGGGTTGCGAGAGGCCGGATTCACGCAGGTCGTCCATATCCGCGAGATGCAGAGCCTCTTGGCCCGTATTTATGCGGTCGACCCCGACATCATCCTGATCGATCTGGAAAACCCCAGCCGTGACGTGCTGGAGGCGATGTTCCAGGTCAGCCGCGCCGTGAAACGGCCGATCGCCATGTTCGTCGATCAGAGCGATTCAGCCTCGATCCAGGCTTCGGTCGAGGCGGGGGTGTCCGCCTACATCGTCGACGGGCTGAAGAAGGAACGGATCAAGCCGATCCTGGACCTCTGCGTGTCCCGCTTCAACGCCTTCGCCAAGCTCCAGGAGGAACTGGAGCGCACCAAGTCGCAGCTCGAGGACCGCAAGATCATCGAGAAGGCCAAGGGCATCCTGATGAAGGTCAAGGGTCTCACCGAGGACGAGGCCTATGTGCTGCTGCGCTCCACCGCCATGCGCGAGAAGAAGAAAATCGGCGAGATCGCCCAGTCGATCATCACCGCGTCGGAGATGCTGAAATGACCGCTCCCCTTCGCATCGGATTCATCCCGCTGGTCGACGCCGCCGCGCTGATCGTCGCCGTCGACAAGGGCTTCACCGCGGCCGAAGGGCTCGAGGTCGAGCTGGTGCGCGAAGTGTCCTGGTCCAACGTTCGCGACAAGCTGAATATCGGCCTGTTCGATGCGGCACATCTGCTTGCGCCTGTGGCCATCGCATCCTCGCTCGGGCTCGGCCACGTCAAGGTACCGATCGCCGCGCCCTTCAATCTCGGCATCAACGGCAATGCCATCACGGTCTCGCCGGCGCTCCATGCCGCGCTGATGGAGCAGATCGACGGCGACCGCTTTGACCCGCTCGCCACTGCAAAGGCGCTGGCGAAGGTCGTCGCCATCAGGCGCAAGGCGGGCCTCGAGCCGCTGACCTTCGGCATGACCTTTCCGTTCTCCACGCACAATTACCAGCTGCGGTTCTGGATGGCGGCGGCCGGCGTCGATCCGGATGAGGACGTGCGCCTGGTGGTGCTGCCGCCGCCTTACATGGTGGATAGCCTCAGAAGCGGCCATGTCGATGCGTTCTGCGTCGGCGCGCCCTGGAATTCGATCGCGGTCGATCTCGGCATCGGCCACATCCTGCATTTCGTCTCCGACATCCTGGCGCGCGCAGCCGAGAAGGTGCTGGCGGTGCGTCAGGTCTGGGCCGACAAGAACCCGGACGTGGTGGCAGCGCTGGTGCGTGCGGCGGTGAAGGCGGCCGAGTTCATCGAGAACCCGGACAACCTGGTCGAGGCGGCGCGGATCCTGGCGCAGCCCGAGCGGATCGGCGTCGATGCCGAGGTGATCCAGCGTTCGCTGACCGGGCGCCTGAAGATCTCGCCGGAGGGCACGGTGCGCGAGAGCGATCGCTATCTGCTGGTCGGACGCGAAGAGGCAGGGCGACCGGATCCGGTGCAGGCCGCCTGGCTCTACGCCCAGATGGTGCGCTGGGGGCAGACAGCCCTGAGCGGCGAAGCGCTCAAGACGGCGATGGCCGTGTTCCGGCCGGACCTCTACGATGCTGCCGTCGGGTCCAGCGGAGGAGGCCAGGTCAGCACCCCGTTCGGCGCCTTCGCCGGACCGGCTTTTGACCCCACGGATCTCGGCGGCTATCTGGCCTCGTTCAAGGTCGCTCGACGGGCTCCATAGGCCTGCTCAAAGCTTAATCACATCGATTCGAAGCTCAATCTTTGGGCCATTGCTGCCCGAAGCAGCATGAACCTTGATCCACTTCATGCGCCGCACACAATCCTAAGCCACTGATTCCAAGTGATTTTACGGTTTATGCTGCGTTGGCACACTCCTTGAATAGAGGGAGTCCAAGCCGCCCGGCGTGGGCGCCGGCGGCTTCCAAGTCCATGGTGGATTTCCGCAGCAACGAGGCTGATCGGATCGCTCCGGGCTCCGGCGAGGTGCATGAGCGCCTGCAACCGGCTCCCTGCGATCAACGTCCGTTTCACCCGTTGACGCCGCCCTACGCGCGGCAAGCTGGAGCTTCGATATGGATTACGCGAAACCCTCCGATGTTGTGGCCTCGATGGTCGATGCCAGCCTGAAGAAGCTGGCACTCGCTCCGCGCGACATCATGATCCGCGGTGCGATTTCAGGCGCGCTGCTCGGCGCGGCCACCACGCTCGCGCTGACCGGCGCGGTGACGACGGGACAGCCGATCGTCGGCGCGCTGATCTTTCCGGTCAGCCTCGTGATGATCGTGCTGCTCGGACTCGAGCTCGTGACCGGAAGCTTCGCCATCGTGCCGCTCGCGCGTCTTGAAGGCAAGGCGAGCTGGAATGCGGTCATCGCCAATTGGTCCTGGGTTTTCGTCGCCAATCTGCTCGGCAGCATCTTCGTCGGTGCATTGATCGCGATCTCGCTCACCAACATGGGCAAGCTCGAGGTCGCCGGCGTCGCCGCGAAGATCGTTGCGGTTGCCGAGGCCAAGACCATCGGCAACGCCGCGATCGGCACCGCCGGCATGGTCTCGGTGTTCGTCAAGGCGATCCTCTGCAACTGGCTGGTCTGTCTCGGCGTCGTGATGGCGATGACCTCGACCTCCACGGTCGGCAAGATCGCGGCGACCTGGCTGCCGATCTTCCTGTTCTTCGCGCTCGGCTACGAGCATGCCGTGGTCAACATGTTCGTGATCCCAACCGGCATGATGCTCGGCGCCAAGGTCAGCATCTCCGATTGGTGGCTCTGGAATCAGATCCCCGTGACGCTCGGTAATCTCGTCGGCGGCTTCGTCTTCACCGGCCTTGCGCTCTACGCGACGTACAAGCCCGCCAAGCCTGCGGCCGAAATGGCGCAGGTTGCGGTCCAGGCAGCAGAGTAGGTCCATTCAGCCCATGAAACTCGATACCACCCCCACGGCTGATTTCTCCGACGAGCAGAAGCGCTATCTCGAAGGCTTCATGTCCGGCATGCAGGTCGGGCGTGTCGGACGCGCTTTTGCAGCCGGCGGCGCGCCTGCGGCCGGCGCTCCTGCCGAGCCGACCGGACCGGACGCTGCCGCGATCAAGGCGCAGGACAAGCTCATTGCGGCAGGCAAGAAGCTCGCCGACCAGGAGAAGTTCAAGCGCGAGATGCATCCCTTCGACGCCTATGAGCGGCTGAAGGACCAGGCCCGCAACAACGCCAATCCGACGCCGGCGGACAATTTCCGCTGGCGCTATTACGGCATCTTCTGGGTGGCGCCGGCGCAGACCTCCTACATGGCGCGCCTGCGCATTCCCAACGGCATCCTGAAGCACTGGCAGATGTCGGGTCTCGCCGACATCGCCGAAAGCTGTGGCGGCGGCTATACCCATGTCACCACGCGCGCCAACTTCCAGATCCGCGAGATCGAGCCAAAGAACGCGGTCAAGCTGATCGAGGGCGTCCAGGACATCGGCCTGTGCTCGCGCGGCGCCGGCGCCGACAACATCCGCAACGTCACGGGCACACCGACGGCCGGCATCGATCCGCAGGAGTTGCTGGACACGCGCCCCTATGCGCGCGAGTGGCACTATCACATCCTCAACGACCGCTCGCTGTTCGGCTTGCCGCGCAAGTTCAACGTCGCCTTTGACGGCGCCGGCAAGATCGCAGCGCTCGAGGAGACCAACGACATCGCCTTCACCGCGGTCGAGGTGAAGGACGGCTTCGGCATCGAGCCCGGTGTGTGGTTCAAGCTCGGCCTCGGCGGCATCACCGGCCACAAGGACTTTGCGAAATATTCGGGCATCGTCGTTCGCCCTGAAGACGCGACCGCTGTCGCCGATGCCATCGTGCGCGTCTTCATCGAGCATGGCGACCGCACCAATCGCAACAAGGCGCGGCTCAAATACGTGCTCGACACGATGGGCCACGATGGCTTCCTCAAGCTGGTCGAGGAGCGCCTCAAGAAGCCGTTCTCACGCGTACCAGCGGAAGCGCTTCTGCCGCGCCCCTTGTCCGATCGCATGGCCCATATCGGCGTGCACAAGCAGAAGCAGGCCGGGCTCAACTGGATCGGCGTGGCGCTGCCGGTCGGCAAGCTCACCTGCGAGCAGATGCGGGGGCTCGCCAAGATCGCGCAGGATCTCGGCGACGGCGATATCCGCCTCACGGTCTGGCAGAACCTCTTGATCTCGGGCGTGCGCGACGAGAACGTCGCGCTCGTCACCGCCGCGGTCGAGAAGCTTGGCCTCGCCACTGAGGTTTCGAACGTTCGCGCCGGCCTGATCGCCTGCACCGGCAATGCCGGCTGCAAGTTCGCGGCGTCCGACACCAAGCGCCATGCGGCCGCAATCGGCGACTGGTGCGACGAGCGCGTCAAACTCGACACGCCGCTCAACATCCATCTGACCGGCTGCCATCATTCCTGTGCCCAGCACTACATCTCGGACATCGGCCTGATCGCGGCCAAGGTGCCGGGTGCGAGCGAGGATGACCAGGTCGAGGGCTATCACCTCTTCACCGGCGGCGGCTTCGGCCCCGATGCCGATATCGGGCAGGAGGTATTCCACGACGTGAAGGCCGAGGATGTGCCTGTCAGGGTCGAGGGCCTGCTCAAGGCCTATCTCGCCAACCGTGCCTCGCCTGAAGAGACGTTCCTGACCTTCTCCCGTCGCCATGACAGTGAAGCCCTGCGCAAGCTCGCCGAAGCGGAAGTAACAGCATGACCCAGATGTCCGTGCCTCCCAAGATCGAGATCATTCCGGCCAATGCACCGTTCAGCGAAGGCCAGCGGCTGTGGCTGAACGGCTTTCTCGTCGGCATGCTCGGCCTTGACGGCTCGACGGCGCTGTCGCCGATCGACAACGTGGCCTTGCTGGCACCGCAAGGCGATGGCGATGACGGGGAGGCGCCCTGGCATGATCCGGCCATGGCCATCGCCGATCGCATGAAGCTCGCGGAAGGACGTCCGCTTCGGCGCCGCATGATGGCGGCGATGGCGCAGCAGGATTGCGGTCAGTGCGGCTACAATTGCGCCGATTATTCGGACTCGATCGCCAACAAGAGCGAAGCCCGCCTCAACCTCTGCGCCCCGGGCGGCAAGGAGACGGCGCGGATGCTCAAGCAACTGTTCGAGGAGATCGACAAGGCGCCGGCGGCGAAGCCTGCCGGCGGAGCTGCCGCTCCCGCCGCGAGCACTCCCGCTGTGCCCGAGGTGAAGGCCGAGCTCGGCCGTGCGCGCGAAAATCCGGCTGAAGCTACCTTCCTGTCGCGCCGCCTGCTCAACAAGGCCGGCTCGGAGAAGGAAACCTACCACGTCGAGTTCGATCTCTCCGAGAGCAAGCTCGACTACGTCGTCGGCGATTCCTTCGGCGTGTTCGCGCGCAACGACCTTGGCCTGGTCGACCAGATCATCGCGCTGCTCGGCGCCTCCCATACCACCAAGGTCAACAACAAGACGCTGCGCGAGGCGCTGGTCGAGGACGTTTCTCTTTCTCCCGCACCCGATAAGCTGTTCGAGCTGCTCTCCTTCATCACCGGCGGCGCGCAGCGCGAGAAGGCGAGGGCGCTGGCGCAGGGCGAGGATCCCGATGGCGATGCCGCAACGCTCGACGTGATGGCGGCGCTGCAGAAGTTTTCGGGCACGCGGCCGCATCCGGAAGCCTTCGTCGAGGCGCTGGAGCCGCTGCAGCCGCGGCTTTACTCGATCTCCTCGTCGCACAATGCGACGCCCGGCAAGCTGTCGCTTACGGTCGATTCCGTGCGCTATGTCATCGGCAAGCGCAAGCGCCTCGGCGTCGCCTCGACCTTCCTCGGCGAGCGCATCAACGAGGGCGACAAGCTCAAGGTCTACGTGCAGAAGGCGCATGGTTTCGGGCTGCCGCAGGATCCGAAGACGCCTGTCATCATGATCGGTCCCGGCACCGGCGTTGCGCCGTTCCGCGCCTTCCTGCTCGACCGCAAGGCAACCGGCGCGCAGGGCAAGAACTGGCTGTTCTTCGGCCATCAGCGCAGCGATTGCGATTTCTTCTACCGCGATGAGCTCAACGCGATGAAGACTTCAGGGCTGCTGACGCGTCTGTCGCTGGCCTGGTCGCGCGACGGCGAGAAGAAGTTCTACGTGCAGGACCGCATGCGCGAGCTCGGCCGCGAAGTGTGGACGTGGCTCGCCGAGGGCGCGCATCTCTACATCTGCGGCGATGCCAAGCGCATGGCCAAGGACGTCGAGCGCGCGCTGGTCGACATCGTCGCCCAGTTCGGCGCACGCTCGACCGACGAGGCTGTCAGCTTCGTCGCCGATCTCAAGAAGAAGGGGCGGTTCCAGGCTGACGTGTACTAAACCTCGGTAGAACAGTCGTGAATCGCCGGCGCTGCGCAGGGCGCCGGCGACGGACCTTCTACTGTGCATGGGGTTGTTTTCGCGATTTGGCCGGGCGGAACCGGAGCTGGTTCCATCTGCCGCGGAGTTTAACGAATAGGATTTCTGGAACCGGGCAGGCTGGAGAATGTTCTCCTACAAAGTGGCGCCGAATGACGCTTCCATCACTATTTGCGTGATGGTCTTACAGCCGTCGCGTCCGATCGTTCATACTCACCGCATGGTGCGTTGGAAATCGACCATCCGGGAATTGTCGGCGGAAGCCAGGCTGCACCTCTATGCGCGATCCCTCGCGCGCAGGACCAGAGCGGGCGCGCACCACATCGGGATCTACGGCGCGTGCGCGCTCATTGCCGTGTTGCTCTTCGGCACGCTGTCGGCGCGCCCGTTCTGATCACACCCCGCGCTTGAACGGCGCGACCTCGATCCCGGCATCCTTCAACGCCTGACGCAGCGTCCGCGCGATCTCGACCGCACCATAGGTGTCGCCGTGGATGCAGACCGTGTCCGTGCGCATCTTGATGACCTTGCCTGTCACCGACACCACCGCGCCGTCCTGCACCATGCGCACCACGCGATCGGCAATCGCCTTTGCATCGTGTAGCACCGCGCCCGGCTTCTTGCGCGAGACCAGATTGCCGTCGTCCTCATAGGCGCGGTCGGCGAACACCTCGTGCACCATCGGCAGGTTGGCCTCTTCGCCTGCTTTCACCAGTTTCGAGTTGGCGAGCACGACGAAGATCAGGCTGGGATCGACCGCCTTGATGCCGGCGGCGATCGCCTTCGCCGTCATGTCGTCCTCGCAGGCGACGTTCGAGAGCGCGCCATGCGCCTTCACATGCGTGACCTTGTGGCCGGCCGCGGTCGCGATCGCCTGCAGCGCGCCGATCTGGTAGGCGACGAGGTTCTCGATCTCGGAGGCCTTGAGCCCTGCGATCGGATGCCGGCCGAAGCCCTGCAGGTCG
Coding sequences within it:
- a CDS encoding acetylornithine transaminase, which encodes MTTHPYDALMDITARPKTVFVRGAGSYLWDDSRKRYLDFVQGWAVNCLGHSPSVVADALSAQAKRLLTPSPAFYNEPSLKLAQALVENSAFDQVFFANSGAEANEGAIKLARKFGSLHRNGAFEIISFEGGFHGRTLATMSASGKKAFEPLFEPKVSGFKKAKLNDIGSVEKLISGNTVAVMLEPIQGESGVWPATDQFLQELRALTEAHGLLLIFDEIQTGMGRTGKLFHYEHTGIAPDIMTLGKGIGGGVPLAALLATERASCFAHGDQGGTFNGNPVMCAAGLAVLEEVGKPEFLKQVTETGLLLESELQKVSARHGLGGVRGRGLLLALDLKLPIAPAIVAQAFEAGVLLNAPQVDSLRFMPALNVTKAEIAEMIGCLDEILTKAGAARRVA
- the rimO gene encoding 30S ribosomal protein S12 methylthiotransferase RimO — its product is MERAPRISFTSLGCPKALVDSERIITRLRAEGYELARKHDGADIVIVNTCGFLDSAKQESLSAIGDAMAENGKVIVTGCMGAEPEQIEQAYPGVLSITGPQQYESVLNAVHRALPPAHNPHLDLVPPQGIKLTPRHYAYLKISEGCNNRCTFCIIPKLRGDLVSRPANDVLREAERLVGAGVKELLVISQDTSAYGVDLKYAESPWKDRQVRAKFLDLARELGELGAWVRLQYVYPYPHVDEVIALMNEGKVLPYLDIPFQHASPEVLKAMKRPAAQDKTLARIKRWREECPDLALRSTFIVGFPGETDSDFAYLLDWLDEAEIDRLGCFKYEPVAGATSNAIANPVPEEVKQERYNALMARQQKISARRLKRKVGTRQQIIIDEVGPTVAKGRSKADAPEIDGAVYLSSRRPLRVGEIVTAKIERADQYDLHGSVAGF
- a CDS encoding cytochrome c, with the translated sequence MNNSREVSVAPRSVVFVAAHLAFLAGSHALAAQSDEFKLVTPPLSISRDILRPPAATLPVPAGYTRDDILHGDRVFHGEAANGQCSVCHGADGKGTPNGNDLTVGMFVWSDGSVRELKRTILHNMAVAPGMDGDLKPEDVDAVAAYVWAISHPPE
- a CDS encoding ANTAR domain-containing response regulator; this translates as MSAEQSPKIVIVDESPIRAAILEEGLREAGFTQVVHIREMQSLLARIYAVDPDIILIDLENPSRDVLEAMFQVSRAVKRPIAMFVDQSDSASIQASVEAGVSAYIVDGLKKERIKPILDLCVSRFNAFAKLQEELERTKSQLEDRKIIEKAKGILMKVKGLTEDEAYVLLRSTAMREKKKIGEIAQSIITASEMLK
- a CDS encoding CmpA/NrtA family ABC transporter substrate-binding protein, translating into MTAPLRIGFIPLVDAAALIVAVDKGFTAAEGLEVELVREVSWSNVRDKLNIGLFDAAHLLAPVAIASSLGLGHVKVPIAAPFNLGINGNAITVSPALHAALMEQIDGDRFDPLATAKALAKVVAIRRKAGLEPLTFGMTFPFSTHNYQLRFWMAAAGVDPDEDVRLVVLPPPYMVDSLRSGHVDAFCVGAPWNSIAVDLGIGHILHFVSDILARAAEKVLAVRQVWADKNPDVVAALVRAAVKAAEFIENPDNLVEAARILAQPERIGVDAEVIQRSLTGRLKISPEGTVRESDRYLLVGREEAGRPDPVQAAWLYAQMVRWGQTALSGEALKTAMAVFRPDLYDAAVGSSGGGQVSTPFGAFAGPAFDPTDLGGYLASFKVARRAP
- a CDS encoding formate/nitrite transporter family protein; translated protein: MDYAKPSDVVASMVDASLKKLALAPRDIMIRGAISGALLGAATTLALTGAVTTGQPIVGALIFPVSLVMIVLLGLELVTGSFAIVPLARLEGKASWNAVIANWSWVFVANLLGSIFVGALIAISLTNMGKLEVAGVAAKIVAVAEAKTIGNAAIGTAGMVSVFVKAILCNWLVCLGVVMAMTSTSTVGKIAATWLPIFLFFALGYEHAVVNMFVIPTGMMLGAKVSISDWWLWNQIPVTLGNLVGGFVFTGLALYATYKPAKPAAEMAQVAVQAAE